The following are encoded together in the Bradyrhizobium sp. CCGUVB1N3 genome:
- a CDS encoding MFS transporter — protein sequence MRESNLHAFTKASTRYRWVICALLFVVTTINYMDRNILGVLKPTIQNDLHFSETDFGNIIFCFSFAYAFGYAGMGWLTDKIGIRLGLAAAAILWCLASMAHGLVASVAGFMIARIVLGLGEGGNFPTCIKTIATWFPVRDRALATGIFNSGSNVGAMLAPLIGALVVSLSGWQAAFYVTGAMGLIWVAYWLIAYRSPAEHPRVSPSELAYINSDPEVATGKVPWTKLLAYPGTWVYIVGGVLTNPAWWFYNNWVPSFLNSKFHVSLMAVGLPLVVIYLLTDVGSIAGGWISSTLIKRGTEVFTARKITLLLCAACTVPVFLAPQLDSMWAAVILIGIAMAAHQGFSANLFTLVSDTMPRGAVASAVGLGGGISSVAGAFSAAAIGRVLDATGNNYTFVFFACASVYLIATAIIHFVLPRTRASMVTTDGELVSVS from the coding sequence ATGCGCGAGTCGAACCTGCATGCGTTCACCAAGGCGTCCACCCGCTATCGGTGGGTCATCTGCGCCTTGTTGTTCGTCGTGACCACGATCAACTACATGGATCGCAACATTCTCGGCGTGCTCAAGCCGACGATACAGAACGATCTGCATTTCAGCGAAACAGATTTCGGCAACATCATCTTCTGCTTTTCGTTCGCCTACGCTTTCGGCTACGCCGGCATGGGGTGGCTGACCGACAAGATCGGAATTCGCCTCGGTCTTGCTGCGGCTGCGATCCTGTGGTGCCTCGCATCCATGGCGCACGGTCTGGTCGCGTCCGTCGCCGGTTTCATGATCGCCCGCATCGTGCTCGGCCTCGGTGAAGGTGGCAACTTCCCGACGTGCATCAAGACGATCGCCACATGGTTCCCGGTGCGTGACCGTGCCTTGGCAACGGGCATCTTCAACAGCGGCAGCAATGTCGGTGCGATGCTGGCGCCGCTGATCGGCGCGCTGGTCGTGAGCCTGTCCGGCTGGCAGGCAGCCTTCTACGTGACCGGCGCGATGGGTCTGATCTGGGTCGCGTATTGGCTGATCGCCTACCGCAGCCCGGCCGAACACCCCCGCGTGTCGCCGAGCGAGCTGGCCTATATCAACAGCGACCCCGAAGTCGCGACGGGAAAGGTCCCCTGGACAAAGTTGTTGGCCTATCCCGGCACCTGGGTCTACATCGTTGGTGGTGTGCTCACGAATCCGGCCTGGTGGTTTTACAACAACTGGGTTCCGTCCTTCCTCAACAGCAAGTTTCACGTGTCACTGATGGCGGTGGGCTTGCCACTCGTGGTGATCTACCTGCTCACCGATGTCGGCTCGATCGCGGGCGGCTGGATTTCGTCGACCCTGATCAAGCGCGGCACGGAGGTCTTCACCGCCCGCAAGATCACCTTGTTGCTCTGCGCAGCCTGCACCGTGCCGGTGTTTCTCGCGCCGCAGTTGGACAGCATGTGGGCAGCGGTCATCCTGATCGGCATCGCGATGGCGGCTCACCAGGGCTTTTCCGCCAATCTGTTCACGCTGGTATCCGACACCATGCCGCGCGGGGCGGTCGCTTCTGCGGTGGGGCTCGGAGGCGGCATCAGTTCCGTGGCGGGCGCCTTTTCCGCCGCGGCCATCGGCCGCGTGCTTGACGCAACGGGAAACAACTACACCTTCGTGTTCTTTGCCTGTGCCAGCGTCTACCTGATCGCAACCGCGATCATCCACTTCGTCCTGCCGCGCACGAGGGCTTCGATGGTGACGACCGACGGGGAGCTGGTATCGGTCAGTTGA
- a CDS encoding molybdopterin guanine dinucleotide-containing S/N-oxide reductase, whose protein sequence is MDDTIGFPDPGLDLSDGFKPHTSHWGVFSARNSEAGLEVRHYAGDPDPNGIIDNFPGALRHQARIAQPAIRRGWLERGPGPDDRRGRDEFVSVSWEKALDLLGDELSRIRDTRGPSAVFGGSYGWSSAGRFHHAQSQVHRFLNIAMGGYVRSVNTYSSGASSVLLPQILAGYEDITKRNVTWEQIATETGIVLAFGGMALKNSMVAGGSISKHVERGAMSAARRRGCEFILVSPLRDDLPVEAGAEWMTCMPGTDTALMLGIVHTLVSEGLHDQAFLDRYTEGWPVFLRYLTGESDGQAKSAEWAAAISGVDAPTIRKLARRLAGKRALITVSHSLQRAEHGEQPVWMGMVLAAALGQIGLAGGGYAYSLGAIGYYGRRVNDVPGPTLGQGRNGVADFIPVARIADMLLNPGTTYRYNGETRTYPDIRLVYWAGGNPFHHHQDINRLRKAFAKVDTLVVHELAWTATARHADIVLPSTMTLEREDIGYSTNDPLVVAMHRIAEPFGLARDDYEIFADLADRLGAREPFTEGRTSREWLEHLYEPTRASLAKRGLEAPSFEDFWQRGSLVVPQQPDDGGRLRRFREDPANHALPTPSGRIEIFSQKIAGHGDADCPGHPVWLDKTDMPKPGSPCFLVANQPVTRLHSQLDFGGHSLGAKHRGREVARMNPHDADARGIKDGDIIRLFNERGACLAAVHVTDGIAPGVVQLPTGAWYDPMDPEDDAPLCVHGNPNVLTRDIGTSSFAQGCTGQLTTVEVERFTGNLPPIRAFDPI, encoded by the coding sequence ATGGATGATACGATTGGCTTCCCCGATCCCGGCCTCGACCTGTCGGACGGTTTCAAGCCGCACACCTCGCACTGGGGCGTGTTCTCGGCGCGCAACAGTGAGGCCGGGCTCGAGGTCAGGCACTATGCGGGGGATCCTGATCCGAACGGCATCATCGACAATTTTCCCGGCGCGTTGCGCCATCAGGCGCGCATCGCCCAGCCGGCGATCCGCCGCGGCTGGCTCGAGCGTGGTCCCGGCCCCGATGATCGCCGCGGCCGCGACGAGTTCGTCTCCGTCAGCTGGGAGAAGGCGCTCGACCTCTTAGGCGACGAGCTGTCGCGTATCCGCGACACGCGCGGCCCCTCGGCTGTGTTCGGCGGTTCCTATGGCTGGTCGAGCGCGGGCCGCTTTCATCACGCGCAGAGCCAGGTGCATCGCTTCCTCAACATCGCGATGGGCGGCTATGTGCGTTCGGTCAACACCTATTCCTCGGGCGCGTCATCGGTGCTGCTGCCGCAGATCTTGGCGGGCTACGAAGACATCACCAAGCGCAACGTCACCTGGGAGCAGATCGCGACCGAGACGGGAATCGTGCTGGCGTTCGGCGGCATGGCGCTGAAGAATTCTATGGTGGCCGGCGGCTCGATCAGCAAGCACGTCGAGCGCGGCGCCATGAGTGCTGCGCGCCGGCGCGGCTGCGAGTTCATCCTGGTCAGCCCGCTGCGTGACGATCTGCCCGTGGAAGCCGGTGCCGAATGGATGACGTGCATGCCCGGCACCGACACGGCCCTGATGCTCGGCATCGTCCACACGCTGGTCAGTGAAGGCCTGCATGATCAGGCCTTCCTCGATCGCTACACCGAGGGCTGGCCGGTCTTCCTGCGCTATCTGACCGGCGAGAGCGATGGGCAAGCCAAGAGTGCCGAATGGGCCGCCGCGATCTCTGGCGTCGATGCGCCCACGATCCGAAAACTTGCACGTCGCCTTGCCGGGAAAAGGGCGCTCATCACCGTCTCCCATTCTCTGCAGCGCGCCGAACATGGCGAGCAACCGGTGTGGATGGGTATGGTGCTGGCGGCAGCGCTCGGCCAGATTGGTCTGGCCGGCGGTGGCTACGCCTATTCGCTCGGCGCGATCGGCTATTACGGCCGCCGCGTCAACGACGTGCCGGGGCCCACGCTGGGGCAGGGGCGCAACGGCGTCGCCGATTTCATTCCGGTGGCGCGCATCGCCGACATGCTGCTCAACCCCGGCACCACCTATCGCTATAATGGCGAGACGCGGACCTATCCGGACATCCGTCTGGTCTACTGGGCCGGCGGCAATCCCTTCCATCACCACCAGGACATCAACCGCCTGCGCAAGGCCTTCGCGAAAGTCGACACGCTGGTCGTGCACGAGCTCGCCTGGACCGCGACGGCCCGGCATGCCGACATCGTCCTGCCCTCGACGATGACGCTCGAGCGCGAGGACATCGGCTATTCCACCAACGATCCCCTGGTGGTCGCGATGCACCGCATCGCCGAGCCGTTTGGGCTGGCGCGCGACGACTACGAGATCTTTGCCGATCTCGCCGATCGTCTCGGCGCCCGCGAGCCCTTCACTGAAGGCCGCACATCGCGGGAGTGGCTTGAACATCTGTATGAGCCGACCCGCGCCTCGCTCGCCAAACGCGGCTTGGAGGCGCCCAGCTTCGAAGATTTCTGGCAGCGCGGCAGCCTCGTCGTGCCGCAACAGCCCGACGATGGCGGCAGGCTGCGTCGCTTCCGCGAGGATCCGGCCAATCATGCGTTGCCGACGCCGAGCGGCCGCATCGAGATCTTCTCGCAAAAGATCGCGGGCCATGGCGATGCGGACTGTCCGGGCCATCCGGTCTGGCTCGACAAGACCGACATGCCGAAGCCCGGCTCGCCGTGCTTCCTCGTCGCCAACCAGCCGGTGACGCGGTTGCACAGCCAGCTCGACTTCGGCGGGCATTCGCTCGGCGCAAAACATCGCGGCCGCGAGGTCGCGCGCATGAATCCCCACGATGCGGACGCCCGCGGCATCAAGGATGGCGACATCATCCGCCTGTTCAACGAGCGCGGGGCCTGCCTTGCCGCGGTGCATGTCACCGACGGCATCGCGCCCGGTGTCGTCCAGCTGCCGACCGGCGCCTGGTACGACCCGATGGATCCGGAGGACGACGCGCCGCTCTGCGTTCACGGCAATCCGAACGTACTCACCCGCGACATCGGCACCTCGTCCTTCGCGCAAGGCTGCACCGGCCAGCTCACGACCGTCGAGGTGGAGCGCTTCACCGGCAACCTGCCGCCGATCCGCGCCTTCGATCCGATCTAG
- a CDS encoding peptide ABC transporter substrate-binding protein: protein MNENEIRRFIAEVKEGTLSRRSFIQTMAAVGIAAPLASQILIWNDVAMADATLQYKPTKAGGGGPLKILLWQAPTLLNPHFALGTKDQIASRIFFEPLAGWDKEGNLIPCLAAEVPTKANGGLAADGASVIWKLKQGVRWHDGKPFSADDVVFTWQYAADLATAAYTTGSYKDITVEKIDDHTVKVIFKAPTPFWADPFVGATGQILPKHHFGDYAGAKSREAPGNLKPVGTGPYKFVEFKPGDMIRAERNPDYHVRNQPHFDTLEVKGGGDAVSAARAVLQTGEYDYAWNLLVEDEVLKRMEASGKGKVEFTPSGNVEFIILNTTDPWTEVDGERSSVKTKHPTLSDPAVRRAINLLIDREAIQKFIYGRGGIATASFVNQPAQFKSGKLKYAFDVDKANKILDDAGWKMGADGIREKDGKKLKYVFQTSINAPRQKTQAIIKQACQRAGIEIELKSVTASVFFSSDVGNPDTYSKFYSDMEMYNTTQPQPDPERFLNQCVSWEIATKDNKWLGRNVSRWSDPEVDRAYKAAQNELDPVKRAALLIKVDEAFCEANVFLPLLSRNIVGGAVNNLMADISGWDVTTWNLASWYRSE from the coding sequence ATGAACGAAAACGAAATCCGCAGGTTCATTGCGGAGGTTAAGGAAGGCACGCTATCGCGACGCTCGTTCATTCAGACGATGGCTGCGGTCGGGATCGCAGCGCCCCTCGCGAGCCAGATCCTGATCTGGAACGACGTGGCGATGGCGGACGCCACGCTGCAATACAAGCCGACCAAAGCCGGCGGCGGCGGCCCGCTCAAGATCCTGCTTTGGCAGGCCCCGACGCTGCTCAATCCACATTTCGCGCTCGGCACCAAGGACCAGATCGCCTCGCGCATCTTCTTCGAGCCGCTCGCCGGCTGGGACAAGGAGGGCAACCTCATCCCCTGCCTCGCCGCCGAGGTCCCGACCAAGGCGAACGGCGGCCTGGCGGCGGACGGCGCCAGCGTGATCTGGAAGCTGAAGCAGGGCGTGAGGTGGCATGACGGCAAGCCCTTCAGCGCGGACGACGTGGTCTTTACCTGGCAATACGCCGCAGATCTCGCGACCGCCGCATACACCACGGGATCCTACAAGGACATCACCGTCGAGAAGATCGACGACCACACCGTCAAGGTGATCTTCAAGGCCCCGACCCCGTTCTGGGCCGATCCCTTCGTCGGCGCGACCGGTCAGATCCTGCCGAAGCATCATTTCGGCGACTATGCCGGCGCAAAGTCGCGCGAGGCGCCGGGCAATCTGAAGCCGGTCGGCACCGGCCCGTACAAATTCGTCGAGTTCAAGCCGGGCGACATGATCAGGGCCGAGCGCAATCCCGACTACCACGTCAGGAACCAGCCGCATTTCGACACGCTCGAGGTCAAGGGCGGCGGCGATGCGGTCTCCGCGGCGCGTGCTGTGCTCCAGACCGGCGAATACGACTATGCCTGGAACCTGCTGGTGGAGGACGAGGTCCTCAAGCGCATGGAGGCCAGCGGGAAAGGCAAGGTGGAGTTCACGCCCTCCGGCAACGTCGAGTTCATCATCCTCAACACGACGGACCCGTGGACCGAGGTCGACGGCGAGCGCTCCAGCGTCAAGACGAAGCACCCGACGCTGTCCGATCCGGCCGTGCGCCGGGCGATCAACCTGCTGATCGACCGCGAGGCGATCCAGAAATTCATCTACGGCCGCGGCGGCATCGCGACGGCGAGCTTCGTCAACCAGCCTGCGCAGTTCAAGTCGGGCAAGCTCAAATACGCGTTCGACGTCGACAAGGCGAACAAGATCCTAGACGATGCCGGATGGAAGATGGGCGCGGACGGCATCCGCGAAAAGGACGGCAAGAAGCTCAAATACGTCTTCCAGACCTCGATCAACGCCCCGCGCCAGAAGACGCAGGCCATCATCAAGCAGGCCTGCCAGCGCGCCGGGATCGAGATCGAGCTCAAATCGGTCACGGCGTCGGTGTTCTTCTCCTCAGACGTCGGCAATCCCGACACCTACTCGAAATTCTATAGCGACATGGAGATGTACAACACGACGCAGCCACAGCCTGATCCGGAGCGGTTTTTGAACCAGTGCGTCTCCTGGGAGATCGCGACCAAGGACAACAAATGGCTCGGCCGCAACGTCTCGCGCTGGTCCGATCCCGAGGTCGACAGGGCCTACAAGGCCGCGCAGAACGAACTCGATCCGGTCAAGCGCGCCGCACTCCTGATCAAGGTCGACGAGGCCTTCTGCGAGGCAAACGTGTTCCTGCCGCTCCTCTCGCGCAACATCGTCGGCGGCGCCGTCAATAACCTCATGGCCGACATCTCGGGATGGGACGTCACGACCTGGAATCTGGCGAGTTGGTATCGCAGCGAGTAA
- a CDS encoding DASS family sodium-coupled anion symporter: MSSHAHAAGSEHAPRSLEATLRAIGVPLAIVIAAAIWFSPTPEALSLQGHKALALFGGIFVLYLTEAMPLAIASLMVVPLAVLTGTATLRTALDGFSASPVYLIVGAFILATAMVKTRLAERITYVILARFGSEPTRITLGVTLVNIALAFLVPSSTARTAILLPECLSILTIFGAGARSPFAINLLLTLTMTNATIGAGVLTATVPNPVTVEFVAKTSGHTITYAEWLLYGFPPALVMTMFTWWFIQRVFPPEFKAGHEQADARISQNLAAMGRMSSAEWRALAVFVLVTCLWATQGLTGLDTTVVCLMGACLLFLPRFGVIDWNDANKGVSWQVLLIAGGGVSLGDILLKTGAANWLANSIFHALGLAGASALIVIVVVMFIVQFMHVMFVGTTAMATALLPIILAMAGTANVNPVALALPAGMIIGGYPLLMFYNTLPSILVYGTGRLRVEDFPRVGVVVCIVACLLYALCAATWWRWLGLV, from the coding sequence GTGTCATCTCACGCTCACGCGGCGGGCAGCGAGCACGCGCCCCGATCGCTGGAGGCCACGCTCAGGGCGATCGGCGTTCCCCTCGCCATCGTAATCGCGGCCGCCATCTGGTTCAGCCCCACGCCGGAAGCGCTGTCCCTCCAGGGGCACAAGGCGCTCGCGCTCTTTGGCGGCATTTTCGTTCTTTACCTGACCGAGGCGATGCCGTTGGCCATCGCCAGCCTGATGGTCGTACCGCTCGCGGTCCTGACCGGAACGGCCACGCTTCGGACCGCGCTTGACGGCTTCTCCGCCTCGCCCGTGTATCTGATCGTCGGCGCCTTCATCCTGGCGACCGCCATGGTGAAGACCCGGCTTGCGGAGCGCATCACTTACGTCATTTTGGCGCGGTTCGGCAGCGAACCGACGCGGATCACGCTCGGCGTGACGCTCGTCAACATCGCGCTTGCGTTTCTCGTTCCATCATCGACGGCGCGCACGGCAATCCTCCTGCCGGAGTGCCTCAGCATCCTGACAATCTTCGGAGCCGGAGCGCGTTCGCCATTTGCGATCAATCTGCTCCTCACTCTGACGATGACGAACGCGACGATCGGCGCCGGCGTTTTGACGGCGACGGTGCCAAACCCCGTGACGGTCGAGTTCGTCGCGAAGACCAGCGGCCATACGATCACCTACGCCGAATGGCTGCTCTACGGATTCCCGCCGGCGCTGGTCATGACCATGTTCACCTGGTGGTTCATCCAGCGTGTCTTTCCGCCGGAATTCAAGGCCGGTCATGAGCAGGCCGACGCGCGGATTTCGCAGAATCTCGCCGCGATGGGGCGGATGTCTTCCGCCGAATGGCGCGCGCTGGCCGTGTTCGTCCTGGTGACCTGTCTGTGGGCGACGCAGGGCCTGACCGGGCTCGACACGACGGTCGTCTGCCTGATGGGGGCCTGCCTGCTGTTCCTGCCACGCTTCGGCGTGATCGACTGGAACGATGCCAATAAGGGCGTCTCCTGGCAGGTGCTGCTCATCGCGGGCGGCGGCGTCTCGCTCGGCGATATCCTTCTGAAGACGGGCGCCGCCAACTGGCTGGCCAATTCGATCTTCCACGCGCTCGGCCTGGCCGGTGCATCGGCGCTGATCGTCATCGTGGTCGTGATGTTCATCGTGCAATTCATGCACGTGATGTTCGTCGGCACGACCGCCATGGCGACGGCCCTGCTGCCGATCATCCTGGCGATGGCCGGAACCGCCAATGTCAATCCGGTCGCGCTGGCGCTGCCGGCCGGCATGATCATCGGCGGTTACCCGCTCCTCATGTTCTACAACACGCTGCCAAGCATCCTTGTCTATGGAACGGGCCGATTGCGCGTCGAGGATTTCCCGAGAGTGGGTGTCGTCGTCTGCATCGTCGCCTGCCTTCTCTACGCCCTGTGCGCCGCGACCTGGTGGCGCTGGCTTGGACTCGTCTGA
- a CDS encoding CaiB/BaiF CoA-transferase family protein, producing MTLPLAGIRVLDLSNVLAGPFCGYQLVRLGAEVIKIENPKGGDLARRLGADPAMAKNLMGLSFVAVNADKQSVAIDFKADEGKEIFLRLAETADVVLENFRPKVMERLGLGYEVLAKRNPRIIYCAISGFGQDGPWAARPAYDQIVQGLSGVMSVTGDANTAPLRTGFPIADTIAGLTASFAITAALVEQRQTGRGRHIDVSLLESTLAAMGWVVSNHLNGNVDPQPIGNENFTAAPSGTFTTGSGPLNIAANEQKQYEALCDLVGKPELKSDLRFHERQARKDHRAALKQELEAALAGKSAAEWETLFNAKGVPAGCVLSVPQVLKEEQIVGRKFVESLKASVSGGQTMRVTRPGFRLGTDYPEPLPPPRLGQDTEKWLRRLGFENGDIEAFGQRGVVAFDNRPTVKETVKMPDLKARAETSST from the coding sequence ATGACATTGCCACTCGCCGGTATCCGCGTTCTCGATCTCTCGAACGTGCTTGCCGGTCCCTTCTGCGGCTATCAGCTTGTGCGTCTCGGCGCCGAGGTCATCAAGATCGAGAATCCGAAGGGCGGCGATCTCGCGCGCCGGCTCGGCGCCGATCCGGCGATGGCGAAGAACCTCATGGGATTGTCGTTCGTCGCGGTCAACGCGGACAAGCAATCCGTCGCCATCGATTTCAAGGCCGATGAAGGCAAGGAGATCTTCCTGCGTCTCGCCGAAACGGCCGACGTCGTGCTGGAAAATTTTCGCCCGAAGGTCATGGAACGGCTGGGGCTCGGCTATGAGGTGCTCGCAAAGCGCAATCCGCGCATCATTTATTGCGCGATCTCCGGCTTCGGACAGGACGGCCCCTGGGCGGCCCGGCCCGCTTACGATCAGATCGTTCAAGGACTTTCGGGCGTTATGAGCGTCACGGGCGATGCCAACACCGCCCCCTTGCGCACCGGCTTTCCGATTGCCGACACGATTGCCGGTCTCACCGCATCCTTTGCGATCACGGCCGCTCTGGTGGAACAACGGCAGACCGGACGCGGGCGGCACATCGATGTCTCGCTGCTTGAATCAACCCTGGCTGCAATGGGCTGGGTGGTTTCCAACCACCTCAACGGCAATGTCGATCCGCAACCGATCGGCAACGAGAACTTCACGGCAGCTCCGTCCGGCACTTTCACGACGGGCTCCGGGCCGCTGAACATCGCGGCAAACGAGCAGAAGCAGTATGAGGCGCTGTGCGACCTCGTCGGCAAGCCGGAGCTGAAGTCCGATCTGCGGTTTCACGAGCGGCAGGCGAGAAAGGACCATCGCGCGGCCCTGAAGCAGGAGCTTGAAGCCGCGCTCGCCGGCAAATCCGCCGCCGAGTGGGAGACGCTCTTCAACGCGAAGGGCGTCCCTGCGGGATGCGTTCTGAGCGTGCCGCAGGTGCTCAAGGAGGAGCAGATCGTCGGTCGCAAGTTCGTCGAGAGCCTGAAGGCGTCTGTTTCAGGCGGCCAGACGATGCGTGTTACCCGCCCGGGCTTCCGGCTCGGGACGGACTATCCGGAACCGTTGCCGCCACCCCGCCTCGGCCAGGACACCGAGAAGTGGCTCAGGCGGCTCGGCTTCGAGAACGGCGACATCGAGGCATTCGGCCAGCGTGGCGTTGTCGCCTTCGACAACCGGCCGACGGTCAAGGAGACGGTCAAGATGCCGGATCTGAAGGCACGCGCCGAGACCTCAAGCACCTGA
- a CDS encoding citryl-CoA lyase, giving the protein MTDQGSADLLQTATQWWSTDIIDMKPGVIRFRGFPIEQLIGRVSFPQMIWLMLKGELPSPEQGALLEAALVSAVDHGPQAPSIAIGRMAVTCGLPLNGAMASAINVLDDVHGGAGEQCMELYGDIERRRDAGVELKTAIEQGLDAFIAANGKIVPGFGHRFHPIDPRSPRLLELVDAARGNKVVSGRFAEIGRGVEDLMQRRKGRKIPMNIDGATAVIYSELGFSPALGRGLFILSRSVGILAHAWEQSQQGGRIKGPMPPGIPYRYTGPAPRDFVK; this is encoded by the coding sequence ATGACCGATCAAGGCTCCGCAGACCTGCTGCAAACCGCGACCCAATGGTGGTCGACCGACATTATCGACATGAAGCCGGGCGTGATCCGGTTCCGCGGTTTTCCGATCGAGCAACTGATCGGCCGGGTGTCGTTCCCGCAAATGATATGGCTGATGCTGAAGGGCGAGCTCCCGTCCCCTGAGCAAGGAGCACTCCTGGAAGCTGCGCTTGTCTCTGCCGTGGACCACGGTCCCCAGGCGCCGTCGATCGCGATCGGACGGATGGCCGTGACATGTGGCCTTCCTCTGAATGGCGCGATGGCCTCGGCCATCAACGTGCTCGACGACGTGCACGGCGGCGCCGGCGAACAATGCATGGAGCTATACGGCGACATCGAGCGGCGTCGGGACGCCGGCGTCGAGCTGAAAACGGCCATCGAACAGGGCCTCGACGCCTTCATCGCCGCGAACGGAAAGATCGTGCCCGGGTTCGGACACCGCTTTCATCCGATCGATCCCCGGTCACCCCGACTTCTCGAGCTCGTCGATGCAGCGCGAGGGAACAAGGTGGTCTCCGGGCGCTTTGCAGAGATCGGCCGCGGGGTCGAGGACTTGATGCAACGGCGCAAGGGTCGAAAGATCCCCATGAACATCGACGGCGCCACCGCCGTCATCTATTCGGAACTGGGCTTTTCGCCCGCGCTGGGTCGCGGCCTGTTCATTCTCTCGCGTTCGGTCGGCATCCTCGCGCATGCATGGGAGCAATCGCAGCAAGGCGGACGGATCAAGGGACCCATGCCGCCCGGCATCCCCTATCGCTACACCGGGCCCGCTCCTCGGGATTTCGTAAAATGA
- a CDS encoding amidohydrolase: MTQSQTEGSGSASRSGGGNYLAVRPDWLARGFEEALEPGLPIIDAHHHLWDRQNWRYLFDEYLADIAGSGHNVTASVFMQCQAMYRSDGPTAMRVVGETEFINGVAAMIASGNYGPRRLCAGIVGHADLRLGDKVTPVLEAHVAAAPRRFRGIRHITVWDADRGLMNPLSAGPPGLLGDSAFRVGFARLAPLGLVFDAWLFHPQIGELTDLARAFPQTTIVLDHLGGIVGIGAYKDRRDEVFAEWSRAIRDLARCENVCVKLGGLGMRINGFGFEMRDDPPTSEVLASAWRPYVEICIEAFGAQRCMFESNFPVDKGSYGYGSAWNAFKRLTRHASESDRQSLFSGTVARVYGLAPPD, from the coding sequence ATGACTCAATCCCAAACCGAAGGCAGCGGCTCCGCCTCTCGGTCGGGAGGCGGTAACTATCTCGCCGTGCGGCCGGACTGGCTGGCGCGCGGCTTCGAGGAGGCGCTCGAACCTGGGCTGCCGATCATCGACGCCCACCATCATCTCTGGGACAGGCAGAACTGGAGATACCTGTTCGACGAATATCTCGCCGACATCGCCGGAAGCGGCCATAACGTCACGGCGAGCGTCTTCATGCAGTGCCAGGCGATGTACAGGTCCGACGGACCAACTGCGATGCGGGTCGTCGGCGAAACCGAGTTCATCAACGGTGTCGCAGCCATGATCGCGAGCGGCAACTACGGTCCGCGGCGCCTTTGTGCCGGAATTGTCGGTCATGCGGATTTGCGTCTCGGAGACAAAGTGACGCCCGTGCTCGAAGCCCACGTCGCCGCCGCGCCCCGCCGATTTCGCGGCATTCGACACATCACGGTGTGGGATGCGGATCGAGGCCTGATGAATCCGCTGAGTGCCGGTCCACCCGGACTCCTCGGCGACAGCGCGTTTCGAGTGGGGTTTGCGCGGCTGGCGCCATTGGGTCTCGTGTTCGACGCCTGGCTATTCCATCCGCAAATCGGCGAGCTGACCGACCTCGCACGCGCATTTCCGCAAACGACGATCGTGCTCGATCATCTCGGCGGGATCGTGGGGATCGGCGCCTACAAGGATCGACGCGACGAGGTCTTCGCCGAATGGTCGCGCGCGATCCGCGATCTCGCACGGTGCGAGAATGTCTGTGTCAAGCTTGGTGGCCTCGGCATGCGCATCAACGGTTTCGGATTCGAGATGCGCGACGACCCGCCGACGTCGGAAGTCCTCGCTTCGGCCTGGCGGCCCTACGTCGAGATTTGCATCGAGGCGTTTGGCGCGCAACGATGCATGTTCGAGAGCAATTTTCCGGTCGACAAGGGCTCCTATGGATATGGATCGGCGTGGAACGCATTCAAACGCCTGACACGTCACGCAAGCGAGAGCGATCGCCAGAGCCTGTTCAGTGGGACGGTCGCACGCGTTTATGGACTCGCTCCGCCCGACTGA